Sequence from the Candidatus Woesearchaeota archaeon genome:
GGATAGGCTCTAAGTCTTTCTCTTTTGATTCCAATGTATCTTGTTCCATCAGCTTCTGTTATTTGTACTCCCTTTGAGCTCTCTACTTCTCTTCCTGTCTTTGTGAATAATCCAGAATACACTCTGACATCAATGGGAATTCTTTCTTCCAACAAAGCGGCATTAATTTCATCAACTCTGGTTAGCATTTGCTGTTCATCTTCAGTTAAATCACTCCTTTCTATCCAGTGATATTCGTGTTCTTTGCGTATTGTATCTGCTGTTTGAACCCCATTCTCTTTTAAATAAGTTGCTATACATCTATTTAATTTTACCGGCGTATATTCCATTAACAGTGCATCTTGGTTTGTATTTACGTCATCTGAGGCGAGAACTGCATTTTCCCCATACATTTTTTTAAACGTCGTTACCCAAAGGTTTTTTTGTATCTTCAAATAATTTTTAATACTCAAATTTTCTTTGAACATCTTAATTGTTCTTAGCATGGATATATCATCGTTAATCTCCCCATAGAGTCCATTCTTCGATGGTCCTCTTTTTGCAAACGCATAACATTCATAATACCATTTCTCTGGATCATCATGTGTTCTTTGCAATATTTTCTCGATAACTTCAGTGTTGGTACAATCTTTTAACAGCTCCTCAAGATCATCTAGTGCTTTATCTCTGTGTACGAACATTCTGTCAGGAGAGATATCATCAAGTCCTAAGTCATAACTAAAAATTCCCTCAATCTCTTCTACTCGAACTCCCTTCACAAATAGTGACGTAGTATCATCTTGCATTTGAATAATTCTTGAATTGTATTTTCTTTTAGGGGAACTACCATAATGTGCTTTATTTCGAAATTGGGTCAAATGCCCCACAGCTTGCTGTGACCCAATTTCATAATCCAGCAAACTCGCCGTATTCCGAGTGGGTAATACCTCGCAGCTTGCTGCGATTGGGATACTAGTGAGCGGCGAGTTCTTGTTATTTTCTAGAGTGTATACTGCAAATCCAAAAGGATCATCCTCTCTTTCTTTTTCATCATAAAGTACCGTATAGTCTTTATTAAGAGCTAATACCTTTTTGTCTATTTGAAATACTTCATCAAGAAGCTGTACGCTGGGATTGGTAAACACTGTACGAGAACCTTCTAAGCGATCTCCATTTTCAGTAACTCTAAAACAAAGTCTGTTGATATTGTGTCCACCAATATGTTCGGACTTTCTAAAGGGTTTCGCTCTCCAATTTTTTGAACGATATTCAACTTCTAACCCCTCTTTCAATGCAGCAGATGCAACTCTTTTTAAACCTTCACCAAACTGACCAACACTGAATGGATCTCCTGCTTTTGGTGAAAATAATACTGATAATAATCCCGCATCATATCCTGAACCATTATCCTCAAAAACTAGTTCTGTTGTTTTTTTTGTTCTGTCTGCTTCTCTCCAGTCAACATACACCCCATCTTGTTCTAATTTCACAGAGGTTGTTGTTCCATTACTATCTGCTGGCAGATGATTAGAAATACTGTCAAGAACAATCCTTTCAATTCCCCACGATAATTGTCTAAAATCTTCTAGTACAAGGGATGTTTCAATCTCATACGTTCGTGTTTCTGCCACGTTAATCACCCTCAAGCATTTTTTGGGTTGCTAACTCTATAAAGTGACTTTTGTTTCGAAAGATACCTTCGCCCATCTTTTTCTCGACAGCCTTAATGGTTTCTTCGTCCATTGATACAGATACTTTAATTTTCATGGTAATAAGTAGTAAGAATTCCTCCTTATTTATAAATGTTTTGTAGATTTATCACTATTAAGTAGTATTATTGTGCTTTATGGTCGCTAAACTTTTATAAATCCACTTCTTTTTGTTGCATCTGTGAAAAATTCATATGAAACAGGAAACACTGTCTCCTGAATCATAATGAAAGATAAAAAAGAAAAAGCCAGTCACTGACTGGCCTTTTGTTGAGTGTGTTAATGCCTATGCAAAAAATAAAAGCAAACCTTCAGGGAGATAATACTTTCTACAAAGACATAATCAGCTCTCTCATAGAAAAAACACACAGCAAAAAACAAATCAATCAGTTGAAAACAAAACTCTGCGGAAAATATCATCTTAAAAAAATCCCAACAGACATTGACATCATGCTAAACGCGTCTGAAAAAGAGCTCAAAACAATAAAAAAATACCTGCTCACCAAACCAATGCGCAGTAGAAGTGGCGTTACCCCAATCGCGGTGATGTCTGCTCCATATAGTTGTCCGCACGGAAAATGTACTTTCTGTCCTGGAGGTCCAGGAAGCGAGTTTGGTGATGTTCCGCAAAGTTATACTGGTCACGAACCGAGTACGATGCGCGCGATCAGAGCAAACTACGACAGTTACATCATTGTTTTCAACAGACTGGAGCAATTTGTCGTCTCGGGCCATATTCCGCACAAAGCAGAAGTCATCATCCAAGGGGGCACGTTGCCAGGAACACCGCGAGAGTATCAAATCAATTTTGTGAAAGATATTTATCAAGCGCTCAACGATTTCGGAGCAATGTTTTTCAAGAAAACAAAAGAAGGAGATATTATCATAAATCTCGAAAAGGTAAAAACATTCTTTGAGCTACCAGGAGATATCGGACGAGAAGGCAGACAAGAAAGAATGAACAAAAAAATCCTAAAAGTAAAAAACGAAAAAGCAACAACACTGGAAAAAGAAGAAAAGAAAAATGAGACAGCGGTTATTCGCTGTGTTGGTCTCACAATTGAAACAAAGCCAGATTGGGGATTTGCGGAACATGGGAATCTCATGCTTGAGCTTGGCGCGACGAGAGTGGAATTAGGCATTCAGAGTGTGTACGAAGATGCGCTGAAAATCACGCATAGGGGTCACACGCGTGCGGATTCGATTCGTTCGATTAAAGAATTAAAAGATCTTGGATTTAAATTAAATTTTCATTACATGTTGGGATTACCAAGCACGACAAAAGAAATGGACATCGTTGGTTTGCGAACATTGTTTGACAGTGTCGCGTACAAGCCAGACATGCTCAAAATCTATCCATGCATGGTCATGAAAGGAACCCCTCTCTATCATGTCTGGAAAGCAGGAAAATATCAGCCAATGACCACAGCAACAGCAGCGGAAATAACAGCGGACTTCATGCGTTATGTTCCGCCGTATTGTCGAATTATGCGCGTGCAGCGGGATATCCCGACAAATGTCACAGAAGCGGGAGTGGATAAAACAAATCTCAGACAGTATATTGAAAAAATTATGCAAGAGAAAAATATCACCACAAAAGAAATCCGCGCGAGGGAAGTAGGCACAGTCTTAGAAAAAAATCCAGACATAAAATTCAACACTCCAGAAATTGTCGTTCAGGAATACGAAGCATCCAATGGAAAAGAATTTTTCGTCTCACTCGAAGACATTAAGAATGACACGTTGTTTGGGTTTGTTCGTTTACGATTTCCAAGTCAATGTATAAGAAAAGAGATCACAGAAACAAGCGCATTGATTAGAGAGCTTCATGTCTATGGAGAAGCGACTGCGCTTGGGAAACAAGGAACAGTGCAGCACAGAGGCATGGGAAAACAATTAATGAAAAAAGCAGAAGAGATTGCTTTGCAACATGGGAAGGATAAGATTGTGGTGATTTCCGCTGTTGGAACGCGGGAATATTACAAAAAGTTAGGTTATGAAAGAGAAGGCGTGTATATGGTGAAAAGAATTTTGAAATACTGAGGGGAGCTATGCGC
This genomic interval carries:
- a CDS encoding tRNA uridine(34) 5-carboxymethylaminomethyl modification radical SAM/GNAT enzyme Elp3 — protein: MPMQKIKANLQGDNTFYKDIISSLIEKTHSKKQINQLKTKLCGKYHLKKIPTDIDIMLNASEKELKTIKKYLLTKPMRSRSGVTPIAVMSAPYSCPHGKCTFCPGGPGSEFGDVPQSYTGHEPSTMRAIRANYDSYIIVFNRLEQFVVSGHIPHKAEVIIQGGTLPGTPREYQINFVKDIYQALNDFGAMFFKKTKEGDIIINLEKVKTFFELPGDIGREGRQERMNKKILKVKNEKATTLEKEEKKNETAVIRCVGLTIETKPDWGFAEHGNLMLELGATRVELGIQSVYEDALKITHRGHTRADSIRSIKELKDLGFKLNFHYMLGLPSTTKEMDIVGLRTLFDSVAYKPDMLKIYPCMVMKGTPLYHVWKAGKYQPMTTATAAEITADFMRYVPPYCRIMRVQRDIPTNVTEAGVDKTNLRQYIEKIMQEKNITTKEIRAREVGTVLEKNPDIKFNTPEIVVQEYEASNGKEFFVSLEDIKNDTLFGFVRLRFPSQCIRKEITETSALIRELHVYGEATALGKQGTVQHRGMGKQLMKKAEEIALQHGKDKIVVISAVGTREYYKKLGYEREGVYMVKRILKY